A single region of the Lotus japonicus ecotype B-129 chromosome 4, LjGifu_v1.2 genome encodes:
- the LOC130712760 gene encoding uncharacterized protein LOC130712760 has product MQIIDKVQVEPVEESSEEVRQKNHPVDNYPLWSKKDNPASILEYVRMLRSKGDPITLEKFIKSLPDSPPEVPTRKSKRTTSNKPLDPKGKGILIEETKKMKATSKSVVIREPIPEPSPERTLVESPQKYQSDSSESSMASSIGTQEEEDDTNRGGAVHSNSEEVSPRRDVKRKAVMEESSGDETEDDDVPLTKRQRIQAIQVEEEVEQDDCEIIGNMLQVIRESPEAEESTDSDEVPIGIRKKLPLKGPLQKKEPEPKQASESASEVQRERRSKIASDPARTARITRSTILRDSIPPQTEPHTQTISQAETQAPHLNIKTATTSIPSIPIQTSSTSTTTESVPLYNSFIKGITQSEATLRDLVQQFTPKPPSTSRTLLITESGEIPAEKDDEDEDVQILEPPFNVQPIQQVASYFEDVLLCVLVSLLHSKLKISEFHLA; this is encoded by the exons atgcagatcattgacaaAGTTCAAGTTGAACCTGTTGAAGAATCATCTGAAGAGGTTCGTCAGAAGAACCACCCTGTTGATAACTATCCTCTCTGGTCTAAGAAGGATAATCCAGccagcattctggaatatgtgagaatgctcagaagtAAAGGAGATCCAATCACTCTTGAGAAATTTATCAAAAGTCTTCCTGATAGTCCTCCTGAGGTACCAACAAGGAAGTCCAAGAGAACAACTAGCAACAAGCCTTTAGATcccaagggcaaagggattctgatagaggaaaccAAGAAGATGAAAGCTACATCGAAATCtgtggtcatcagggaaccaattccagaaccctctcctgaaagaACTCTAGTGGAGTCACCTCAGAAATATCAGTCTGATAGCTCTGAGAGCTCTATGGCTTCCTCCATTGgaactcaagaagaagaagatgacacCAACAGAGGAGGAGCTGTTCACTCTAACTCTGAAGAAGTTTCACCTAGAAGGGATGTCAAGAGGAAAGCTGTCATGGAAGAATCTTCTGGTGatgaaactgaagatgatgatgttcctctgaccaAGAGGCAAAGAATTCAAGCAATTCAAGTTGAGGAAGAAGTTGAGCAGGATGATTGTGAGATTATTGGGAATATGCTTCAAGTTATAAGGGAatctccagaagctgaagaatccaccgATTCTGATGAAGTGCCCATAGGCATTAGGAAgaaactgcctctgaagggtccacttcagaagaaggagcCAGAACCAAAGCAAGCATCTGAGAGTGCTTCAGAGGTTCAAAGGGAAAGGAGATCAAAGATAGCCTCTGATCCTGCAAGGACTGCCAGAATCACCAGATCTACCATCCTCAGAGATTCAA TTCCACCTCAAACAGAACCTCACACACAAACCATATCTCAAGCCGAAACACAAGCTCCCCACTTAAACATCAAAACTGCTACCACTTCCATTCCATCCATCCCAATtcaaacctcttccacatccaccaccactgagtCTGTACCTCTCTACAATTCATTCATTAAGGGTATCACTCAGAGTGAGGCCACCTTGAGGgacttggttcaacaattcacacCCAAGCCTCCATCCACCTCAAGAACCCTTCTAATAACTGAATCTGGTGAGATTCCTGCTGAAAAGGacgatgaagatgaggatgttCAGATTCTAGAACCTCCTTTCAATGTGCAACCTATCCAGCAGGTAGCCTCCTATTTTGAAGATGTCCTCCTATGTGTCCTTGTCTCACTACTCCACAGTAAACTCAAAATATCTGAGTTTCACCTCGCCTGA